From Sceloporus undulatus isolate JIND9_A2432 ecotype Alabama chromosome 6, SceUnd_v1.1, whole genome shotgun sequence, one genomic window encodes:
- the PSMB3 gene encoding proteasome subunit beta type-3, translated as MSIMSYNGGAVMAMKGKNCVAIAADRRFGIQAQMVTTDFQKIFPMGDRLFIGLAGLATDVQTVAQRLKFRLNLYELKEGRQIKPKTLMSMVSNLLYEKRFGPYYTEPVIAGLDPVTYEPFVCSLDLIGCPMTTDDFVVSGTCAEQMYGMCESLWEPDMEPDHLFETIGQAMLNAIDRDAVSGMGVVVHVIEKDKITTRTLKARMD; from the exons ATG TCTATTATGTCCTATAATGGTGGGGCCGTCATGGCCATGAAAGGGAAAAACTGTGTGGCCATTGCTGCTGATCGGAGGTTTGGCATTCAAGCTCAGATGGTGACTACAGACTTCCAGAAAATTTTCCCAATGGGAGACAGGCTGTTCATTGGATTAGCTGGGCTTGCTACAGATGTACAGACAGT TGCCCAAAGGCTCAAGTTTCGATTGAATCTCTATGAACTGAAAGAAGGCAGACAAATCAAACCAAAGACCTTGATGAGCATGGTGTCCAACCTCCTGTATGAGAAACG GTTTGGACCCTATTACACAGAACCCGTGATAGCTGGCTTAGACCCTGTCACATATGAGCCCTTCGTTTGCTCTTTAGACCTGATTGGCTGTCCAATGACAACAGATGACTTTGTGGTCAGCGGGACTTGCGCAGAACAGATGTATGGCATGTGTGAATCCCTCTGGGAGCCAGACATG GAACCAGATCACCTCTTTGAAACTATAGGCCAAGCCATGCTAAATGCAATCGACAGGGATGCAGTATCAGGCATGGGTGTAGTAGTCCATGTGAT TGAGAAAGACAAGATAACTACACGAACACTGAAAGCCCGCATGGACTAG